From the Euphorbia lathyris chromosome 6, ddEupLath1.1, whole genome shotgun sequence genome, one window contains:
- the LOC136233270 gene encoding uncharacterized protein isoform X2 — protein MSHWFSVQPVEPTERPTIEGKSVLLSARRLDMDEEEDTPRHMRLRGIDISAHRRRGAATEQVRRGPIVDQPDIRRAEAETDYDDRDRDSDSVDDYLEVVAQGEDGDEQPTQGRQLIQRRGGCFASTGTSKRPKTSED, from the exons ATGTCTCATTGGTTTTCGGTTCAACCGGTTGAACCG acggagcggcctactatcgAGGGGAAATCCGTCCTGttatctgctcgtcgtctagatatggacgaggAGGAGGATACACCACGGCATATGAGACtgcgtggtattgatatatcggctcataggcggagaggggctgcgacggagcaggTGCGGAGGGGTCCGATTGTGGATCAGCCCGATATTCGTAGAGCAGAGGCGGAGACGGATTATGATGACCGAGATCGTGATAGCGATTCTGTGGATGACTATTTGGAGGTGGTAGCCCAAGGTGAGGATGGCGATGAGCAACCGACCCAAGGCAGACAGCTGATCCAGCGCAGAGGTGGTTGCTTTGCGAGTACAG gGACCAGCAAACGTCCCAAAACTAGTGAGGACTAG